The Ancylothrix sp. D3o genome window below encodes:
- the petD gene encoding cytochrome b6-f complex subunit IV produces the protein MATIKKPDLSDPVLRAKLAKGMGHNYYGEPAWPNDLLYIFPVVILGSIALCVGLAVLDPAMVGEPANPFATPLEILPEWYLWPAFQILRILPNKLLGIAGMTSIPLGLMLVPFIENVNKFQNPFRRPVATAVFMFGTLVTLWLGVGAVMPIDKSLTLGLF, from the coding sequence ATGGCAACTATTAAGAAACCGGATCTCAGCGATCCCGTATTACGCGCCAAATTGGCGAAAGGCATGGGCCACAACTACTATGGTGAGCCGGCTTGGCCTAATGACTTGCTCTACATCTTCCCTGTGGTGATTTTGGGAAGCATCGCTCTCTGCGTGGGTTTGGCTGTGTTAGATCCCGCGATGGTGGGTGAGCCTGCTAATCCGTTTGCTACTCCTTTGGAAATTTTGCCGGAATGGTATCTGTGGCCGGCTTTCCAAATCCTCCGCATTTTGCCTAACAAGTTGCTGGGGATTGCCGGTATGACTTCGATTCCTCTGGGTTTGATGCTGGTTCCTTTTATTGAAAATGTGAACAAGTTTCAGAATCCTTTCCGCCGGCCGGTTGCTACCGCTGTATTCATGTTTGGTACTTTGGTGACTTTGTGGTTGGGTGTCGGTGCTGTTATGCCGATTGACAAGTCTCTGACTTTGGGCTTGTTCTAA
- a CDS encoding DUF2614 family zinc ribbon-containing protein: MTQRSTNTFQFNLSGVSNWLTLLAIVWLVATFGLGWLVNSLLILLGLALFVPAVAFFGLRWWLNRNLIQAECPVCSYEMSALNQTQLQCANCGEPLQAVNGQLERLTPPGTIDVKAVDISAAQLEDK; the protein is encoded by the coding sequence GTGACTCAGCGCAGCACAAACACATTTCAATTTAACCTTTCTGGAGTAAGCAACTGGCTGACTTTGTTGGCGATTGTGTGGTTAGTAGCAACATTTGGTTTAGGCTGGTTGGTAAATTCCTTGTTAATTTTATTAGGATTGGCCTTGTTTGTACCAGCCGTAGCATTTTTTGGACTGCGGTGGTGGTTAAATCGAAATTTAATACAAGCTGAATGTCCTGTTTGCAGCTATGAAATGTCTGCCTTAAACCAAACTCAACTACAATGTGCCAATTGTGGAGAACCGCTGCAAGCAGTCAACGGACAATTAGAACGTTTAACACCCCCAGGCACTATAGATGTAAAAGCCGTTGACATTTCGGCAGCACAATTAGAAGACAAATAA
- a CDS encoding mechanosensitive ion channel family protein has protein sequence MLQLIMPIAFILGGYIAGRIFEKIILNKIKIILSRNQIAGPEIFVHSLRGVTLVWFLIAGIYGAVLSLQFNQIFSQNIADTFIKILTACFIYSVTVLIARLGVSFVEILTSRTEGVSASLLSNLAKITIYVFGFLTILQTLGFSITPILATLGIGGLAVALAFQDTLSNIFSGLYLIISKQVRPGDYVKLETNQEGYVIDITWRNTVIKEIPNNIIVVPNSKLASAIFTNYHLPSKEITIKVELGVSYDSDLEKVEQVTVEVAQEIMEKFYQKDTNFQAFICYENMGDYSIKFNVYLRVAEIRDKRFAIHEFIKKIHKRYKQENIHIPFPSEDIYIKR, from the coding sequence ATGTTACAATTGATAATGCCGATAGCCTTCATATTAGGCGGATATATAGCCGGGAGAATTTTTGAAAAAATCATCCTCAATAAAATCAAAATAATTCTCTCCCGAAACCAAATAGCCGGCCCAGAAATTTTTGTCCACTCCTTGCGGGGAGTCACCCTAGTTTGGTTTCTAATTGCCGGCATTTACGGAGCAGTCCTCAGCCTCCAATTTAATCAAATTTTCTCTCAAAACATAGCAGACACCTTCATCAAAATTTTAACCGCCTGCTTCATTTATTCAGTCACCGTACTTATAGCCCGACTAGGAGTTTCTTTTGTTGAAATCTTAACCTCAAGAACCGAAGGAGTTTCCGCCTCCCTACTTTCCAACCTTGCCAAAATCACCATTTATGTATTTGGTTTCCTCACAATCTTACAAACCCTCGGATTTTCCATCACCCCAATTTTAGCCACATTAGGAATCGGAGGATTAGCCGTAGCCCTAGCATTTCAAGATACCTTATCAAACATATTTTCCGGCTTATACCTAATCATTTCCAAACAAGTCAGACCCGGAGATTACGTCAAACTAGAAACCAACCAAGAAGGATATGTAATCGATATAACCTGGCGAAACACCGTCATCAAAGAAATACCCAATAACATCATCGTTGTGCCAAACAGCAAACTCGCATCAGCAATTTTCACAAACTATCATCTCCCCTCCAAAGAAATCACCATAAAAGTCGAACTCGGAGTTAGTTATGATAGCGACCTCGAAAAAGTTGAACAAGTCACCGTCGAAGTTGCCCAAGAAATCATGGAAAAATTTTATCAAAAAGACACAAATTTTCAAGCGTTTATATGCTACGAAAACATGGGCGATTATAGCATAAAATTCAACGTTTACTTACGAGTAGCAGAAATTCGAGATAAAAGATTTGCCATCCATGAATTCATCAAAAAAATACACAAACGTTATAAACAAGAAAACATCCACATCCCCTTTCCCAGCGAAGACATTTACATCAAAAGATAA
- a CDS encoding histone deacetylase, with protein MDLPIVYHADYVVPLPVGHRFPMEKFGLLYELLLADGVVSKNQFYRPVIPPLDWIELVHDCCYVKGYCEGSLDAKAQRRIGLPWSPALVNRTCVAVGGSILTARLALECGLACNTAGGTHHAFPGFGSGFCIFNDLAISVRVLQKLGLVKKVLIVDLDVHQGDGTAFIFEGDESVFTFSMHCEVNFPLNKQRSDLDVPLPVGMEDEEYLQTLANYLPDLLSEVKPDLVLYDAGVDVHVGDRLGKLAMTDSGLFRRDMQVLSTCVGAGFPVACVIGGGYCEDMRSLVYRHSLVHRAASQVYRLF; from the coding sequence ATGGATCTGCCGATTGTTTATCATGCTGATTATGTGGTGCCGTTGCCGGTGGGACATCGTTTTCCGATGGAAAAGTTTGGGTTGCTTTATGAGTTGCTTTTGGCGGATGGGGTGGTAAGCAAAAATCAGTTTTATAGGCCGGTTATACCTCCGTTAGATTGGATTGAGTTGGTGCATGATTGTTGTTATGTTAAGGGATATTGTGAGGGTAGTTTGGATGCGAAGGCGCAAAGGCGGATTGGTTTACCTTGGAGTCCGGCTTTGGTGAATCGAACTTGTGTGGCTGTGGGGGGGAGTATTTTAACGGCTAGGTTGGCTTTGGAGTGTGGTTTGGCTTGTAATACTGCGGGGGGTACGCATCATGCTTTCCCTGGTTTTGGGTCTGGTTTTTGTATTTTTAATGATTTGGCGATTTCGGTGCGTGTTTTGCAAAAGTTGGGGTTGGTGAAGAAGGTTTTAATTGTTGATTTGGATGTGCATCAAGGGGATGGAACGGCTTTTATTTTTGAGGGGGATGAGAGTGTTTTTACGTTTTCGATGCACTGTGAGGTTAATTTTCCTTTGAATAAACAAAGAAGTGATTTAGATGTGCCTTTGCCGGTGGGGATGGAGGATGAGGAGTATTTACAAACTTTGGCGAATTATTTACCTGATTTGCTTTCTGAGGTAAAGCCTGATTTGGTGCTTTATGATGCGGGTGTTGATGTTCATGTGGGGGATCGTTTGGGTAAGTTGGCGATGACTGATAGTGGTTTGTTTCGTCGGGATATGCAGGTTTTATCTACTTGTGTTGGGGCTGGTTTTCCTGTGGCTTGTGTGATTGGTGGGGGGTATTGTGAGGATATGAGAAGTTTGGTTTACCGGCATTCTTTGGTTCATCGGGCGGCGTCTCAAGTTTACCGTTTGTTTTAG
- the petB gene encoding cytochrome b6: MANVYDWFEERLEIQALADDVTSKYVPPHVNIFYCLGGITLTCFLIQFATGFAMTFYYKPTVTEAFSSVQYLMTEVNFGWLIRSIHRWSASMMVLMMLLHVFRVYLTGGFKKPRELTWVTGVILAVITVSFGVTGYSLPWDQVGYWAVKIVSGVPEAIPVVGSLIVELLRGGESVGQGTLTRYYSLHTFVLPWLIAVFMLLHFLMIRKQGISGPL; encoded by the coding sequence ATGGCCAACGTCTATGACTGGTTTGAGGAGCGCCTGGAAATTCAGGCTCTCGCAGATGATGTAACAAGCAAGTACGTCCCCCCCCACGTCAACATTTTCTATTGCTTGGGCGGGATCACCTTGACTTGCTTCTTGATCCAGTTCGCCACTGGATTCGCCATGACGTTTTATTACAAGCCGACGGTAACTGAAGCGTTTTCCTCGGTGCAGTATTTGATGACTGAGGTTAACTTCGGTTGGCTCATCCGCTCCATTCATCGCTGGTCCGCAAGCATGATGGTATTGATGATGCTCCTGCACGTTTTCCGAGTTTACCTGACTGGCGGTTTCAAAAAGCCCCGCGAGTTAACTTGGGTAACAGGTGTGATTTTGGCAGTTATTACCGTTTCTTTTGGTGTAACTGGCTATTCTCTGCCTTGGGATCAGGTCGGTTATTGGGCAGTTAAGATTGTGTCAGGGGTTCCGGAAGCCATCCCGGTTGTGGGATCTCTGATCGTTGAATTGCTCCGGGGTGGCGAAAGTGTTGGTCAAGGGACTCTGACCCGCTACTATAGCTTGCACACCTTTGTTTTGCCTTGGTTGATTGCGGTGTTCATGTTGTTGCATTTCTTGATGATCCGCAAACAAGGCATCTCTGGGCCGTTGTAA
- a CDS encoding TerC family protein, whose translation MLDQFLDFYPSFGVDAFFLLVILVALESVLSADNAIALASISQGLGNERMQRQALNLGLVVAFVLRMGLILTATWVIKFWQFEFLGAVYLLWLVYQHFSSAEGKDGEHHGPRFANVWQAIPMIALTDLAFSLDSVTTAIAVSDETWLVLTGATIGIVVLRFMAGLFIRWLDEFVHLEDAGYVTVGLVGLRLLLRVFNDDLVPPDWLMISAIGGLFLWGFSKRKLIQIEEKVTPVAEDVPEKVRD comes from the coding sequence ATGTTAGACCAATTTTTAGATTTTTATCCGAGTTTCGGGGTAGATGCGTTTTTTCTGCTGGTGATTTTGGTGGCGCTGGAGTCGGTGCTGTCGGCAGATAATGCGATTGCTTTGGCATCTATTTCTCAAGGGTTGGGAAATGAACGGATGCAGCGTCAGGCGCTTAACTTGGGGTTGGTGGTGGCGTTTGTGTTGCGGATGGGGTTGATTTTAACGGCTACTTGGGTGATTAAGTTTTGGCAGTTTGAGTTTCTGGGTGCGGTTTATTTGTTGTGGTTGGTTTACCAGCATTTTAGTTCGGCTGAGGGAAAGGATGGTGAGCATCATGGCCCTCGGTTTGCGAATGTTTGGCAGGCTATTCCAATGATTGCTCTAACGGATTTGGCGTTTTCTTTGGATAGTGTGACTACGGCGATAGCGGTTTCTGATGAAACTTGGCTGGTTTTGACTGGGGCGACGATTGGGATTGTGGTGTTGCGTTTTATGGCGGGGTTGTTTATCCGCTGGTTGGATGAGTTTGTCCACTTGGAGGATGCCGGTTATGTGACGGTGGGTTTGGTGGGTTTACGGCTTTTGCTGAGGGTTTTTAATGATGATTTGGTGCCGCCTGATTGGTTGATGATTAGTGCGATTGGTGGTTTGTTTTTGTGGGGCTTTTCTAAGCGGAAGTTGATTCAGATTGAGGAAAAGGTGACTCCGGTGGCTGAGGATGTACCTGAGAAGGTTCGTGATTAA
- a CDS encoding glycosyltransferase family 4 protein: MKTSFSEKDDLVDEKEIDVFVFLEVFCSEGGIQSYVKDLLKAYSSIEGRKAEVFILRDSPDSDIFFASEFLKFHFLKTSPASFGRIRLAFSLASFLLLKRPRRLFCGHVKLAPLIHFLCTKTHIPYTVLTYGKEVWEPLKGSYQRALLEAEEIWTISRYSRDKACEANALNPEKFKILPCAVDGEVFTPARKSLTLLEKYNLKDSRVLMTVARLWSGDIYKGVDVTIQALPEIAQKVKNVKYLVIGRGDDRPRLEKIAEELGVRDKVVFAGFVASEELVEHYRLADVYVMPSHEGFGIVYLEAMACGVPVVAGDADGSADPLLDGKLGWRVPHRDAGAVALACLEALEGKDSRCDGEWLRNEMIKNFGKDAFEGRFKQMLDL, encoded by the coding sequence ATGAAGACAAGTTTTTCCGAAAAAGACGATCTTGTGGATGAAAAAGAAATCGATGTTTTTGTGTTTTTGGAGGTTTTTTGTAGTGAGGGGGGTATTCAATCTTATGTTAAGGATCTTTTGAAGGCTTATAGTTCTATAGAAGGTCGCAAGGCTGAGGTTTTTATTTTAAGAGATAGTCCTGATTCTGATATTTTTTTTGCCTCAGAGTTTTTAAAATTTCACTTTTTGAAGACTTCACCGGCCTCTTTTGGTAGAATTCGTCTGGCTTTTAGTCTGGCTTCTTTTTTGCTGCTCAAACGTCCCCGCCGGCTTTTTTGCGGTCATGTTAAATTAGCACCATTAATACATTTTCTTTGCACAAAAACCCATATTCCTTATACGGTTTTAACCTATGGAAAGGAGGTTTGGGAACCGCTAAAAGGCAGTTATCAAAGGGCGCTTTTAGAGGCGGAGGAAATTTGGACTATTAGCCGTTATAGTCGTGATAAGGCTTGTGAGGCTAATGCGTTAAATCCTGAGAAATTCAAGATTTTACCTTGTGCGGTGGATGGGGAAGTTTTTACACCGGCCCGCAAATCTTTAACACTTTTGGAAAAATATAATTTAAAAGATAGCCGCGTTTTGATGACGGTGGCGCGGTTATGGTCTGGGGATATCTATAAGGGGGTGGATGTGACAATTCAGGCATTGCCAGAGATTGCACAAAAAGTAAAAAATGTCAAGTATTTAGTCATTGGCAGAGGAGACGACCGGCCCCGTTTAGAGAAAATAGCCGAAGAGTTGGGGGTGAGGGATAAAGTAGTATTTGCCGGGTTTGTGGCGAGTGAAGAGTTGGTGGAACATTACCGGCTGGCGGATGTGTACGTTATGCCGTCTCACGAAGGGTTTGGGATAGTGTATTTAGAGGCGATGGCGTGTGGAGTGCCGGTGGTGGCCGGAGATGCGGATGGTTCGGCTGATCCGCTGTTGGATGGTAAGCTGGGGTGGCGCGTCCCCCATCGGGATGCAGGAGCAGTTGCGCTGGCTTGTTTGGAAGCCTTGGAGGGGAAAGATAGCAGGTGTGATGGCGAGTGGTTGAGAAACGAAATGATCAAGAATTTTGGTAAAGATGCGTTTGAGGGCCGGTTTAAACAGATGCTTGATTTGTGA
- a CDS encoding methyltransferase domain-containing protein has product MNLSEEIKQFYDNSTGLWEETWGEHLHHGYYGPNGDQKKERRQAQIDLIEEILKWAPIQNPKNIIDIGCGIGGSTLYLAEKYNANATGITLSPVQANRATERAKNAGLDHKTQFHVIDALQMPFPDNSFDLIWSLESGEHMPNKQKFLQECYRILQPGGTFIFVTWCHRNLDQNCGGQLTDDERKHLAEIYRVYCLPYVISLAEYEQMATEAGFKNIQTADWSKAVAPFWDTVIDSALNLESILGLINAGWTTIQAALSLPLMSNGYKRGLIKFGLLTGTK; this is encoded by the coding sequence ATGAACTTATCCGAAGAAATAAAACAATTTTATGACAACTCCACCGGCCTATGGGAAGAAACCTGGGGAGAACACCTCCATCATGGATATTATGGCCCCAACGGAGACCAAAAAAAAGAGCGCAGACAAGCCCAAATTGACCTAATAGAAGAAATCCTAAAATGGGCCCCCATCCAAAACCCAAAAAACATCATCGATATTGGTTGTGGAATTGGAGGAAGCACTCTATATTTAGCAGAAAAATATAACGCCAACGCCACCGGCATCACCCTCAGCCCCGTCCAAGCAAACCGCGCCACAGAACGCGCCAAAAATGCCGGTTTAGACCACAAAACTCAATTCCACGTCATAGACGCCCTCCAAATGCCCTTTCCTGACAATTCCTTTGACCTGATCTGGTCATTAGAAAGCGGCGAACATATGCCAAACAAACAAAAATTTCTCCAAGAATGTTATCGCATCCTTCAACCCGGAGGCACATTTATTTTTGTTACTTGGTGTCATCGCAATTTAGACCAAAACTGCGGCGGACAACTCACAGACGACGAACGAAAACACCTAGCAGAAATCTACAGAGTTTATTGCCTTCCCTACGTCATTTCCCTAGCCGAATATGAGCAAATGGCAACAGAAGCCGGTTTCAAAAACATTCAAACAGCAGACTGGTCAAAAGCCGTCGCCCCCTTCTGGGATACCGTCATAGACTCAGCCCTTAACCTTGAATCAATTTTAGGCTTAATAAATGCCGGTTGGACAACAATTCAAGCCGCCCTTTCCCTACCATTAATGAGTAACGGATATAAACGCGGCTTAATAAAATTCGGCCTTCTTACCGGCACCAAATAA
- a CDS encoding anti-sigma regulatory factor translates to MFKEKHLTVQSDLSVLTKVQKWFEAFCAENSAKFAWPQRQVYAMELALAEGFTNAVRHAHQDLPPATPVKIDLALWDDRLEIRIWDRGKPFNPDLLEEPKPGTLQEGGYGWFLLRRLADKVLYERHQDRQNCLLIVKYDFQQDER, encoded by the coding sequence ATGTTTAAAGAAAAACATTTGACAGTTCAGAGTGATTTGTCTGTCTTAACCAAAGTGCAGAAGTGGTTTGAAGCTTTTTGTGCAGAAAATAGCGCTAAGTTTGCTTGGCCGCAAAGGCAGGTTTATGCGATGGAGTTGGCTTTGGCGGAGGGGTTTACAAATGCTGTACGCCACGCACATCAGGACTTGCCGCCGGCGACTCCTGTTAAAATTGATTTGGCGTTGTGGGATGACCGCCTAGAAATCCGCATTTGGGATCGGGGTAAGCCTTTTAATCCTGATTTGTTGGAGGAACCAAAACCGGGGACGCTTCAGGAGGGGGGTTATGGTTGGTTTTTGTTGCGCCGGTTGGCGGATAAGGTGCTTTATGAGCGTCATCAAGACCGGCAAAATTGTTTGTTGATTGTTAAGTATGATTTTCAGCAAGATGAGCGGTAA
- a CDS encoding tetratricopeptide repeat protein, with product MNSHSMTNLQQTTAPEYISEDPSTTRRCALQAAEIGDLQTSIEILSELIRKNPLSATDYNNRGLMYARNGQLDKAIADYNRAILLNPHLAGAYNNRANYYASIGDLIAAIANYDIAIDLNPANIRAWINRGIAFRDMGIYELALDNFDFALLLGGLKGKIWAERGRTYHLLGDWNYAVADYRRALEQLGNDSDRRLVCRVESWLKELMPPMSA from the coding sequence ATGAATTCTCACTCGATGACGAACCTCCAACAAACGACCGCTCCCGAATATATTTCCGAAGATCCTAGCACCACACGCCGCTGCGCACTGCAAGCTGCTGAGATTGGTGATTTGCAGACTAGCATTGAAATTTTGAGTGAGTTAATTCGCAAGAATCCGTTGAGTGCGACAGATTACAATAACCGAGGGCTGATGTATGCCAGAAATGGACAACTCGATAAAGCAATAGCTGATTATAATCGGGCCATTTTGCTGAATCCGCATTTGGCCGGTGCCTATAACAATCGGGCGAATTATTATGCCAGCATTGGGGACTTGATTGCCGCCATCGCTAATTATGACATTGCCATTGACCTCAACCCAGCTAATATTAGGGCTTGGATCAATCGGGGAATAGCGTTTCGAGATATGGGAATTTATGAGTTAGCGTTAGATAATTTTGATTTTGCCTTGCTGCTGGGGGGATTGAAGGGCAAAATTTGGGCAGAAAGAGGGCGGACTTATCATTTATTGGGCGATTGGAATTATGCGGTGGCGGACTACCGGCGAGCTTTAGAGCAATTGGGGAATGATTCAGATCGTCGCTTGGTTTGTCGGGTGGAAAGCTGGCTGAAAGAACTTATGCCACCGATGAGTGCTTAA
- the ndk gene encoding nucleoside-diphosphate kinase, protein MERTFLAIKPDGVQRGLVGQIISRFESKGFTLVGLKLMNVSREKAEQHYGEHKEKPFFAGLVDFITSGPVVAMVWEGKGVVASARKIIGATNPLNSEPGTIRGDYGIDIGRNIIHGSDAVETAQREIALWFNDSELAGWEPTLTKWIYE, encoded by the coding sequence GTGGAACGCACATTTTTAGCAATCAAACCCGACGGCGTACAACGCGGCTTAGTCGGCCAAATCATCAGCCGGTTTGAATCAAAAGGCTTTACCCTCGTTGGCCTCAAACTAATGAACGTCAGCCGAGAAAAAGCCGAACAACACTACGGCGAACACAAAGAAAAACCCTTCTTTGCCGGCCTAGTAGACTTCATCACCTCCGGCCCAGTAGTCGCAATGGTATGGGAAGGAAAAGGCGTAGTCGCCTCAGCCCGAAAAATCATCGGAGCAACCAACCCCCTCAACTCAGAACCCGGCACCATACGCGGAGATTATGGCATCGACATAGGCCGGAACATCATACACGGTTCCGATGCAGTCGAAACCGCCCAACGCGAAATCGCCCTTTGGTTCAACGACTCAGAACTAGCCGGCTGGGAACCCACCCTCACCAAATGGATCTACGAATAA
- the ctpA gene encoding carboxyl-terminal processing protease CtpA, with product MHKRVSWVLKIALILVISFSGLSQSASALSESAASGVEQQLYSEAWRIVKRAYVDDTFNHQDWWKIRQKALKLPLKSREETYGAISQMLASLDDPFTRLLTPDQYQNLQVSTSGELTGVGLQIVLDEDGKIEVVAPIEGSPASRAGIQPRDQILEIDGISTAGLSLDDAAGQMRGPIGSSVSLTIKRENSQENLKIDMVRDRIALNPVYAELRNPTGSKPIGYIRLNQFNANATAEVAHAIANFEKQGAQGYILDLRNNPGGLLQAGIEIARLWLDTGTIVYTVNRQGIVGGFEAFGEALTNDPLVLLVNQGTASASEILAGALQDNGRAVLIGEKTFGKGLIQSLFDLSDGSGMAVTVAKYETPNHRDIHKLGITPDRLVKLEGITRSQVATEADPQYQAAVDLLTHDSVLADAA from the coding sequence ATGCACAAACGAGTTTCCTGGGTTCTCAAAATAGCACTGATTCTAGTTATCTCCTTTAGCGGGCTTTCCCAAAGCGCCTCAGCCCTAAGCGAGAGCGCCGCCTCTGGCGTGGAACAACAGCTTTATAGCGAAGCTTGGCGCATCGTTAAACGTGCCTATGTGGATGACACCTTTAACCATCAAGATTGGTGGAAAATCCGGCAAAAAGCCCTCAAATTACCCCTCAAAAGCCGCGAAGAAACTTATGGCGCTATTTCTCAAATGCTGGCAAGCTTGGACGACCCTTTTACCCGCCTATTGACGCCAGATCAATATCAAAATTTACAAGTCAGCACCTCCGGCGAACTCACCGGCGTAGGTTTGCAAATCGTCCTCGACGAAGATGGAAAAATTGAAGTAGTCGCGCCTATCGAAGGTTCTCCGGCTTCACGGGCCGGCATTCAACCCCGCGATCAGATCCTTGAAATTGATGGCATCTCTACCGCCGGTCTTTCCCTTGATGATGCGGCTGGCCAAATGCGCGGCCCCATTGGTAGCTCTGTTTCGCTTACCATAAAAAGAGAAAATAGTCAAGAGAATTTAAAAATTGATATGGTAAGGGATCGAATTGCCCTTAACCCAGTGTATGCAGAACTGCGAAACCCCACCGGCAGTAAACCAATCGGTTATATCCGCCTCAATCAATTTAATGCCAACGCCACCGCCGAAGTTGCCCACGCCATAGCCAACTTTGAAAAACAAGGAGCCCAAGGATATATCCTTGATTTGCGAAATAATCCGGGGGGGTTATTGCAAGCCGGCATCGAAATTGCCCGTTTATGGTTAGACACCGGCACCATCGTCTACACCGTCAACCGGCAAGGCATAGTAGGCGGTTTTGAAGCCTTTGGCGAAGCTTTGACCAACGATCCGTTAGTCTTATTAGTGAATCAAGGTACCGCCAGCGCCAGTGAAATTTTAGCCGGTGCCCTGCAAGATAACGGGCGGGCAGTTTTGATAGGCGAAAAAACCTTTGGTAAAGGCTTAATTCAATCGTTATTTGACCTCTCCGACGGTTCAGGGATGGCTGTCACCGTCGCTAAATACGAAACCCCCAATCACCGAGATATTCATAAACTAGGCATCACGCCGGATCGCTTGGTGAAACTCGAAGGCATTACCCGATCCCAAGTTGCTACCGAAGCTGATCCACAATATCAAGCTGCTGTGGATTTATTAACGCACGACTCTGTTTTGGCAGATGCGGCATAA
- the psaM gene encoding photosystem I reaction center subunit XII, which produces MPLTDTQVLVALVVALIPGILAFRLSTELYK; this is translated from the coding sequence ATGCCTTTAACTGACACACAAGTTCTCGTTGCCCTCGTCGTCGCCTTGATCCCAGGGATCTTGGCTTTCCGCCTTTCCACCGAACTTTACAAATAA